The Pararge aegeria chromosome 21, ilParAegt1.1, whole genome shotgun sequence genomic sequence tttaatcactTCTGCATTACAGTTTTAAGCAGTACCTCGGGGGGTAGTTTAAAAGCTTGTTATCGTGTACTCATTATAAGTTGCTAGACGCTAGTTTTTGAACTACTCCCGACTAGACAAGCCCTGTCTTCGGAACTTCAAGATAATGGAATAAAATGGAAGAAGGCGTTGGTGTCTAGCCAAAAAAGCACTATCCTTGTTATTCGCTTACATTAAGTACCTAAACTAATACTTTATTGATAACCTTGTATACTGGTAAAGTAAGTTGTAATATAATCTGTTAAAGAATAATAggattttgataatatataaactcGACTGCATTGCGACTATTAGAAATTTGaaaatcaattcaaaaattctttattcgtgtaggcctatcgcaggcacATATGAAGCGTTTACAAACATGCATGTAATATGTTTACATGATTGTAAGggcatggtgataacttcgttcgtcaTCTTAAACCTataggaatattttttaatatcacctACTCGCAGTAAATTAATGGGCTATGAAGTCAGAGCAAATAACATCTAAGCTTTACTATCGTTTAAGTTATCctcaacattataatataatttttctgtaagcttacgtttttatatttcattctgttatttgttataatacttacttactaatattataaatgtgaatgtaagtttgtttgttacgcttacacgcgaaaactactgaaccgatcttcatgaaacttttatacatattctaaaaGCATTATACAAGAatgtataaaaagaaaagttaaattaatcttataatattgtaaataaatttgatgTGCAGTTAACTAAGCTACATATAGTTGcttattcattcaagggcaattgtttattattttataataaactgtgttacagctattaacgcccacctccgggtttgcttaaatacaaaaagtaagcatagcttgtgttatgggtactaagataactgatgaataattatatgaataatatacgtaaatacgaataatatacagataaacacccagacactgaaaaccattcatgttcatcacacaaacattttccagttgtgggaatcgaacccacggccttggactcagaaagcagggtcgctgcccactgcgccactcggctgtcaaatttacattttacattctaaaattcattttactatcttgtgagagatgaaagcggagccggatgcttccaagcaaccttgtcattaagaagttcatcaattgtataataacctcgctgtaataaatgtgttttaacacattctctaaacttatgcattggtaggtccaaaattaccttaggaactAGAGAATGCCCTCGATGTCGCCTGTGTAGAGTTTCTGGCTTCGCAAGACATTACCGCCCTGCCCTACCACCTGCGCCGGCTTACGCCATGTCACCGGTTCTTTTAAGCTAAGGACCTAGTGGGCCTGTAGtggactcatcatcatcattaccgacccactacagagcacggctctcctcccacaatgagaaggggttggtTTATCAGTGAgctagaaatattaaaaattagccTTGCTGCGTGCTAggctaatttataatatttctagcCCCTTCTCCGTACGTGCACAacacatccctactaatattataaatgtcaatgtaagtttgtttgttacgctttcacgcaaaaactacttaaccgatcctcgtagaactttgtacacatattcttggaagtgttagaagtaatataggatacttttatcccgacattaagctcggttccgtagggagaggggatgaaattgtttgacgattttagttataatatgtgtttaattttgcccgaactttgtgtagatctgatgaatttggttgaagatagaggacaactcctcagcagacagcagcaaacccctcatttaaggcttagcgaaacTGTCtactaaatcgaatgccacatcaaaaaacaaaatcaaacgcagacgaagtcgcgggcaacagctagttcagATATAATTCACAAAGGTAATAAAAtactctttaaaaatataacttaacaaCTTAGATAACATGCTCTGCCAAAATTCTCAAGGACTCAAGATAAAGAGTCATATCagctatcaacccattaccggcccactaaagggtatgggtctcacaatgagaaggggataaggccgtagcccaccacgctggctcagtgcggatcggtggactccacacacctttgagaacattatgtcggcatctctcaggcatgttttctcacgatgttttccttcaccgttgaagcaagttatatttgaattacttagaaaagttaaaggtgcgtgtcgggattcgaactcggccccccgagagtgaggtcgaactcctacccaatgcgctatcaccgcttccggtaatggattgataacgatgtaatattatttgaacgcttgatataggtatataatctGTATACCGAAAAACTTCCTTCGTAAAAAGCaacacaaaaaaacacaatttattattaagatattcCATTAGGAGCATTTCCAAATCGACGTAGTGTACCTATCGGGTACAAATCCCGTATCGAAGCTTCAATGCGTGATTGATGAAGTGATCGCTCTTCGGGGCCCGATGTTTGCGCGGGCCCTAAATAGTTTTCAAATTCGGGAAGGATCGACTTTGCGACGGATTAACTCCATCTTAGATCGCTTATTGAGATTGTAATTGCTCGTAGGCTTAATGTTTTATATTGAAAACCTGGCGCGATGGTAAGCTTTGCGGTCTTGCAAGTGGGAGGTCCGGGCTTTTATCCCggtagggacaatttgggaatttataattgtagCCGATCATccgagtttttttattattaatatacataaatgcttataatatgtgggcagtgggcagcgaccctgctttctgaatcaaggctacgggttcgatttccatgactggaaaatgtttgtgcgatgaacatgaatgtttttatgtgtctgggtgtttatttgtatatcattCGTACAAATATGCAtcattatcttagtacccataacgcatacgcttactttggggtggctatgtgtgtattgtcgtagtatatttatttatttatttagtattaaataatattaaaccttaTGGAAAagctaattattttgtatttttttctaaataatgtttatatattatgacgTATTATATGTCTTTTATGAGACTgtaatatttttgcttttgaAATTTTAAGGCAGTATTCGAGTATGCTTAGCGATATTACCGGGTAGATATAATCAAAGCCATATATAGCCCGTTTATTTACTTGAACATCCATCACATATAGGTTGTTACAGTCAATAGGTGGTCTTGAGGCACAGGCCCCTAAGGGCATATTGAACGGATATTGCTAGGCTCGGCAGTCACTGATTTCCGGTTTCTGGCTGCCAATAATACCTTTGTGCGGCCATGTTTGGTTTCCTGTACCTTAGAGCGGAATTCGATAGTGCAAACCTGCCTTAGGTAAGTCTGGTGTGTACTAGCTTTATGTGTACAGACAATATGGTTCGACTTTGGtatggtatcaaatgaaaagttTCAGGTTTCAGAGAGAGACATTTCGATGCCCAAAAGTTATCATGTACATAGATGTGTATATACCAATATATGTGTTTGCATGTTtgcaaaaatatatgaaaactgggctgattttaacattttatatatattattattattatatatatatatatatatatatataaatatatgtctgATTTGAGGTCTCGACATCCCCGGTCGTCGCGATGGCGCCTCACCAGGGTCCGAATCGTTGTCCATGTTGGTGTCTTACTCAAATGGTCCGGGAGTTGGTCAGAGAGGCCTCAATTGTTCAGCCATTGGCCTCTACCAGAACTGAAACAGACACCAGTGTGGAATAACACTGGTGTCTGGGTGAAGGAAGGCatgtgaggatacctgcatgcctgagagttctacataatgttctcaaaggtttgtagggtccaccaatcagcactgagccagcgtggtggaacccccttaaccccttgtcattgccctgaagtgggccggtaatgggttgatatgatgaggcttaatacctacgcctcagattgatcaCAGTAGTGCTGTGTGTAAAGGAGGTGTTTCCCGTATACCCTGCGAATTCGGATAccctggattcggtggatcgccgtgctagaaggctcatcggtgacctagccaataaaaaacttaagagtttggaacatcgtcgcaaggttgcctgcctttcggtattctataggatatatttcggagagtgtgctcaagaactatttgatctagttcccccctcgcctttttaccatcgaaccgcgaggcaccggaaggatctgcatccctgcgtggtcgatataccgcgtacgcgtacgaagcgcttcgcatcttcgtttctaattcgcactgGTCGAtcgatctggaatgctcttccagcttccattttccccagttcttacaacattagtaccttcaaatcaagagtgaataggcatcttctaggcaagcgcgctccaccttaggctgcttcatcgcttaccatcaggtgtgattgcagtcaagcgctcgtctataaatataaaaaaaaaaaaaattattgctctgtttatacgcgaCGCTTTTCCActgaccatcaggtgggccatctgcttagtccgattgtttttataaaaaacgaaGTGAAAACGAATGCCTTACTTGTATATGTTTGGGTATCAGCAGGTTGCAGAAGAAAACATCGCTCTGAAACATTAGTTATTTATGAGacgtgatagcttagtggttagagcttgGGCTTCGGCCAAGTGCAATTCTCAGCACGCACCATTATCTCGTCTGAGCTATTTGTGTTTGAAGCAATTTAACACCACTTGCTACGGTGAATAAAAATATCGTGTGGAGTCATGCATtctccataatcttctcaaTGATATCATGTTTGCcacacttggtcagcgtggtggacagtcTAAACCCTTATAATTTTGGGAAGAGACTTGAGAGCCTTTAAGTGGCCGGTAATCGTttggaaattgaaaaaataaagcttaagaTGTGGCTACGCGCTTCTTAATCAATTGATTACACCTCCACGAAAGTAATAGGCGGGCCTACAAACCCTATAGTATTTAATACCTTTCGGGGGTGCGTACCATAACTCATTTTTAATTGCATCATATTTTACAAGCCACAATGGTCCGCCGGTACCGCGGCAGACAAAAGTCTGAACCGCGGAGATTTACAAGAGTTTACGTGTAATTTATTGCTGTTTATGCGAACAAAAAACTTTAGCCCCCAATATCTAGTTTTAATTACTTTCCAAAGACATTAGTGCCCGGGGATTATTGGGATCATTTTCCGAGATAAAACGACGGAATTATTGAAAGGAATCTGTTTAAAAGAAGATTGTGTTTgttttacatttacataaaatttaatatagaaCCTTTTCAAAATAACTTCTTCTTACTTAATTCATCATTAACAGCCTATAACAATTCAGTTCTGgaccaaaggcctctcccaaagggagtGTTTGCCCACAATCACCTacctgggcaggcgggttggcgGTCGCCGTAGATGTTTGCATTTCCAAATCTGCCATTTTAAGACGGATGGATGTAAAGACAATTCTGACGATGTAAATCGTGCTATGGCGCATGTGCCTTATTGTTGTGCTttcaataacttacttttaaatgtaaaaaaaaaccatgtgtttagaatttattttaccaaatgtgatGAAGAggaattgataaaaatataatgattaacaGAGAATCGATAAAAATGGAGGATTCCACAGTTTTTGTAGGagtgaccttggattgtaagcttcagtggggtgcACATGAGTGAGTAAACTTAGGTCAGCTGcctacacccagacactgaaaaacacttatgctcatcacacaaaaaatttccagttgtgggaatcgaacccacggccttggactcaaaaagcagggtcgctgcccactgccagtgggcatttatttatattaatcataaaaatattcatctgtcatcttggtacccataacacaagctacgtttactttggggctagttggcgatatgtgtattgtcgtagtatatttaattatttatatatttactagcggaccccagcgccatctgtcgggctgatttgtgaatctaaactatccagggtgccacacaaacgcatactaaaaaaatcaatcaaatcggtccagccgtttaggaggagttcagtgacatacacacgcacacaagaaatatatatatatataaagatttatttacctacctattaaaTTACCAGTCAAAAGTAGTTATGACTTTTGAAGGATACGTGaaaacgttgtatatatatacacaaattttattagtaagaccgtttttattttgcactaggttctgacgacctccctagcgcagtggtgaAGACTTTGATTATAAGCGGGAAAGTCAGTCCGCCCGGACGGGCAGaagcaattttggaattttgaaattcagaattttctctagtcttgtCAAGTGGGAGCCTTCactcgtggctagttaccaccctacaaacaAAGATGTGCCCCTATGCGATTTAGCGATCTGATACAATGCCGCTtagaatccgattaggggtttaataaCATTACCATACCTATCCCATAGCgggttagccggctaccatcttagacaggtTGCTTTTAAAGGCTAACTTATAGAGATTTAAGCCGCGTAGTTCAAAAAAACTATTACTAAACATTGGTTAcctaattattttcaaaatacattaaataatgttgaaggatgtctaagtatatttaataagtaatcaccctgtaaaaattttaaatcaaaagcagcatgttttttttttcgaaatgaattcaaaatattaacaatatataCGATAACCCTACTGAAGGTAAAAGacagacacgcgcatagtacttacgctacgcgacgcgtacctaataaagtgacaggaatcacatgatttttatgcatcttatattaggcctgtatctaatttatttcagtaaaaactatggcagtagtttactaaaaaagttttcggtttcacagataagtcttagagtcAGTAcctaatgtacctctaaagcctgagaatttttttatttatttacgcgcTGTATACACCTAATTCAAGGTTTTTATTTACGCGTTGTATATAccaaataaaactttcaaaatcATTACGAAGGACAAATCGAAGGCTACCAAATACATCAGAATATTTTatccattaaataataattttaaatgttatatattaaaCGTATCATTAAACTTCACCTGCTTTTCCAATAAGGTGATTCAGTTTTTGCCGCGTAATTAACTTTGATTTGACATCCATGTTATAGGTTTTTTTCGGTTCACATCTTGCGGTATAATTTGTTTATGTCATGGTCATTAGGTAAAAgttaatacattattaattaaggttaactgttttttttcgtCGTCTTAACCAGGTGCCCACTGCTGGTGttactgcctcgttgatctgggggttagcatgtttaattcCGGATCACGAGTTCCTGGGTTCAAATCCTGAGTCAGGCAAACTTAGGTATAGAGTTTGTAGCGTATTGAGTTtaactgttttataatttgcATTACCAgttcggagttaggaaattagctTTGTCAATCCCTGTGCCTACGAGAGCACGTTGAAGCGTAGGTTCTTATTGATACATGTGATTATCAGTAAAGCCCATAAACCCGCATTGTAGTAGCGTGGTAGGTCAATGCTCTAAAGTCCTCTCCCATAGGAAGACTACGCTAagcagtaaataaaataaatatactacgacaatgcacacatcgccatctagccccaaagtaagcgtaagtTGTGTTAtggatgactgttgaatatgtttatgaataatatacataaatacttctaatatacagataaacagctcGTGCAGGTTATGACAGGCCATGGCTGTTTCGGTCATTACCTGCACCGTGTCGCGAGGAGGGAACCGACCCCGTCGTGTCATGAGTGCGGTGCTGTGGATGACACTGCGCAGCACACCCTCGAGGAGTGTCGCAGGTGGGATCCTCAGCGTCGCACTCTGGTAGCGGAAATAGGCGGGGACCTCTCGCTGTCCAGCGTTGTAtttgccatgctgagcagcgagaGGTCTTGGGAAGCTGTGGTTGACTTTTGCGAAGAAGTTATCTCGCAGAAGGAGGCCCCGCGGCGGATGCGTGAAGAAGCTGTAAACGCACATCCGCTCCGGCGTAGACGGGGCGGAAGGAGACGGCGGGAATATGCCGCACGTCTGCTTgccctgggaggcggcgggtaattattgggctagctacccgtccctatacgagtctccctgctgtctgaggggggggtcaagctgtcctgatcacctcctccttagcggttgttggtagacgtctgggaagtgtacagcgggttccccggacgtccaataaatccaacgagagggacatgccgtggtggtttttagttcgggtaaacgagtcccacataacctctgtcctggccaaaaggacagaggtagccataaagcttttccaccacgacaaaaaaaaaaaaaacaaaagggtcgctgcccactgcgccactcgccgtgggatgttaataggcaGAAGGAAGGAGTGGTTCCACTGTAGGACATTTATAAGGTAACTAACGTATGTCAAAATAAGCAAATAgaaggaaataatattatttgtttgtcgCAACATAGCacgaacaatattttattattcaacatCATTGTCAGCTAGCCATTGACAGCTGGATAGGTACATATTACGTCCTTTTATATAGGAAAGAAGATTTTAAACCATAGAGCCAAGCCATCATTACTCTCAGAATAGATAGAATGAGATGCTTTAAGACcgtagacttcacacaactttaagaaaattatggacaactttcaggcatacaggttttctcaccatgtttccttcaccgttgaagcgaataattaaattattttaatgcaaaacgCACATTACAAATGTTAGAGGGAATCAAACTCGTTCGCTCCCAAAGAGAAGCCGAAGCTATGAccactaggatatcaccgctttGTCATTATTAACTGtcttttaatttatcatcaGAATTTTAAGATACgaatacagataaacagtaTTGTCtgcaacattatttaaaaacataaatccaACATTAATCACGCCAACATTAAATAAGCTCTATttcaaaataactaaatttatttcGTGCCAACTCCCGAAGAGAATACAAAACGAGCACAAAAACACTATTCGAATTTCGAAACAATTCCTTGTGTACTATTTTTTGGCGAAGCTATCCAAATTTTAAAGTcataaattttgtatgttttctATTTTGTGTGGTGCCTTTTTCCTTTCGAAGCTCAAATAGGACATAAATCAGGCTGCGAATAAAACTGGCTCAACACCTTTTGTAATTTCATTTTATCTACGGATATAATCGTTCTATACAcagttttaaaaactataataggatttttaacAGACGCGAAAATGAATTCTGCTTTTTATATACAGGGGTTAATACAATATCAAAGTAGTATTGTTTTTGAATTAGAAGACcttttatgaaattatattattataaggtcGCTAACGGAAAAcatgttcaatattttaatagaatttacaaaactacaaaaattttaagttatgatagcgcattgggtaggagctcgaattcactttcgggggcccgagttcgaatcccagcacgcacctgtaacttttctgtgTTATgcgcgtttcaagtaattaaaatatcacttgcttaaacggcgaaggaaaacaccgtgaggaaaccgaCAGGTCTGGGAGATCTACATAATCTAAAAGgtgtccacctatccgcactgggccagcttggtgggctacggccttaaccccttcccagtGAAGGAGAAGCACGTGCTCAAGGTATAGTGGTCATTTGTTGATCTGATGAATAGAATTGTTTTCCTagtttattgcattttaatataatgaactttttgttattacaatttcttattaatatttacaaggtttcattcttaataataaattcaaacttACTCTTTGCAATGCATTCgtttacaaacttttattacctatataatACGCAAGAAAATCCATCATTCAATCATTTTTctttgtaacaaataaaattattttttgtcgttataaaattacatttttgacctcgcaataataaaaactacaaataaataaatataaatataaatattctacgacaatacacacaacgccatctagacccaaagtaagcgtagcttgtgttatgggtactaagatagctgttgaatatttttatgaatataatacacataaatacttataatatacagataaacacccagacactgaaaaacaatcatgtttatcacacaaatattttacaggtgtgggaatcgaacccacggcctaggactcagaaagcagggtccgtgcccactgcgccagtcagctgCCAAATAGATGttttgcgtatttttttatttcactgccACTATGTTATGATAGCTTCGTAATGCCTGCGTTGCACGGCGTCCTAACCCGTCCGTAGTTGGGTAAAATTTCGGTCACCAAATTGGTTAAAGTGCCTAACTTGCGGTTAACTCGAGGAGTTAAT encodes the following:
- the LOC120633404 gene encoding uncharacterized protein LOC120633404, with amino-acid sequence MTGHGCFGHYLHRVARREPTPSCHECGAVDDTAQHTLEECRRWDPQRRTLVAEIGGDLSLSSVVFAMLSSERSWEAVVDFCEEVISQKEAPRRMREEAVNAHPLRRRRGGRRRREYAARLLALGGGG